AGAAAGGTACGACGGCCCATCACCCGACTATCCCCGATCGTCGGTTGGGCCGACCTTCGGGCAGCGCTAAGGGAGGGTTAACGAACGCGGCCGACGGCCGTGGCCGGGGATACCCTGCCTGCTGTGGCCCGCCTGCTGTTGATCGAGGACGACCTGACCATCCGTACCCCGCTGGTGCGGGCGCTGCGCGAGCGGGGGCATGCGGTGGCGGCCGCCTCCACCGCGATGACCGGGCTGCGCGACGCCCTCGACGACCGCCCCGACCTGGTCGTGCTCGACCTCGGGCTGCCCGACCTTGACGGCCGCGAGTTGCTGCGGATGCTGCGGGCGGTCAGCGCCGTACCGGTCATCGTGGCCACCGCCCGGGACGACGAGCGGGAGATCGTCCAGGTGCTCGACGCCGGGGCCGACGACTACGTAGTCAAGCCGTTCACCGCCGCCCAGCTGGACGCGCGGGTACGCGCGGTGCTGCGCCGCGGACCCGGTGGGCAGGCCGACGAGGACCCGACGGTGGTGGTCGGCGGGCTCCGGATCGACCCCCGGTCCCGGCAGGTCAGCCTCGACGGCGAACCGGTCGAGCTGACCCCGCGCGAGTTCGACCTGCTGCGGCACCTGGCCACCCGGGTCGGCGAGGTGGTGACCAAGCGGGAGCTGCTGACCGAGGTGTGGCAGATCCCGTACGGCGGGGCGGACAAGACGGTCGACGTGCACCTGTCCTGGCTGCGCCGCAAGCTCGGCGAGAGCGCCCAGCAGCCGCGCTACCTGCACACGGTCCGTGGGGTCGGGGTGCGGCTGGTCTCCCCGGAGGTCGGCGGGTGAGGAGACGCCTGGCGCTGCTGGTCGCCGCGGTCAGCGTGCTCATCGTGATCGCCTTCCTGGTGCCGCTGGCGCTGCTGCTGCGTACCGCCGCCGAGGACCGGGCGACGGTGCGCGCCACGGCCGACGCACAGAGCCTCGCCCCGGTGGTCGGCACCGCCGACGTGGAGACCGTGCGGTTGACCGTCGGGCAGCT
This is a stretch of genomic DNA from Micromonospora sp. WMMD1082. It encodes these proteins:
- a CDS encoding response regulator transcription factor, with the translated sequence MARLLLIEDDLTIRTPLVRALRERGHAVAAASTAMTGLRDALDDRPDLVVLDLGLPDLDGRELLRMLRAVSAVPVIVATARDDEREIVQVLDAGADDYVVKPFTAAQLDARVRAVLRRGPGGQADEDPTVVVGGLRIDPRSRQVSLDGEPVELTPREFDLLRHLATRVGEVVTKRELLTEVWQIPYGGADKTVDVHLSWLRRKLGESAQQPRYLHTVRGVGVRLVSPEVGG